Proteins from a genomic interval of Lolium perenne isolate Kyuss_39 chromosome 1, Kyuss_2.0, whole genome shotgun sequence:
- the LOC127332757 gene encoding uncharacterized protein — protein MQLLHYSPTPYTPILSAAPRRRRCGFLCSSLSNVARGAVAANRVVLGCGLVTLDYLATVDAYPRPDDKIRSGELQISGGGNAGNALTGAARLGLNTRLISKVASDEIGGTVLSELQEAGIDVSHVIISDGGNTTFVYVIIDKKTKTRTCIITAGYPPMVPSDLSMSNLSAALEGVNLLYLDGYSHKMALSVAKQADLMKIPILVDAEPERTKAELGSLLGLASYVVCSGKFPEKWTSISCIPSALLEILVQYPHVRFMIATLGENGCMMLERSEGNSSEIDASDIEDVAESLRLKVLKDDNLPTCVSSKFMELSSRGHGTVTTIFGRLLIGTAEKIPSPELVDTTGCGDSFIGAVLYGLSTDMPPEKMLPFACQVAAIKCRAIGARTGLPW, from the exons ATGCAGCTCCTCCACTACTCGCCGACCCCGTACACTCCCATCCTCTCCGCGGCGCCGCGCCGGCGCCGCTGCGGATTCCTCTGCTCCTCCTTATCTAACGTTGCCCGCGGTGCCGTCGCCGCAAACCGCGTCGTG TTGGGGTGCGGGCTGGTGACGCTGGACTACCTGGCCACCGTGGACGCGTACCCGCGGCCCGACGACAAGATCCGCAGCGGAGAACTGCAG ATATCGGGCGGCGGGAATGCCGGGAACGCGCTGACGGGCGCTGCTCGTCTGGGCCTCAACACGAGGCTCATCTCCAAG GTGGCCAGCGATGAAATCGGAGGAACTGTTCTTTCGGAACTCCAGGAAGCTGGAATCGATGTGTCGCATGTTATA ATCTCTGATGGTGGAAACACAACATTTGTCTATGTCATTATTGATAAGAAAAC TAAAACTCGTACATGCATAATCACGGCAGGCTACCCTCCAATGGTTCCTAGTGACTTATCAATGTCAAATCTGTCAGCTGCACTGGAAGGTGTAAACTTGTTATACCTAGATGGATATTCACATAAAATGGCACTGTCTGTTGCTAAGCAG GCTGATCTAATGAAGATTCCAATACTGGTTGATGCGGAACCAGAAAGAACAAAGGCTGAACTCGGAAGTTTGCTTGGCCTAGCGAGTTACGTTGTCTGTTCGGGGAAATTTCCAGAG AAATGGACGTCCATCTCATGCATTCCCTCGGCACTACTAGAGATCCTTGTGCAATATCCTCATGTGAGATTCATGATTGCAACCCTTGGAGAAAATGGATGCATGATGCTTGAGAGGAGCGAAG GCAATAGTTCTGAAATAGATGCATCAGATATAGAGGATGTTGCTGAGTCCTTGAGGCTGAAAGTGCTTAAAGATGACAACCTGCCAACTTGTGTTTCATCCAAG TTCATGGAACTCTCTTCAAGAGGGCATGGTACTGTTACTACTATATTTGGAAGATTGCTCATAGGAACAGCAGAAAAAATTCCTAGCCCGGAGCTTGTTGACACCACTGGTTGTGGCGACTCGTTTATAGGAGCAGTACTTTATG GACTATCCACGGATATGCCACCTGAGAAGATGCTGCCCTTCGCCTGCCAAGTG GCGGCCATCAAATGCAGAGCAATCGGTGCGCGCACCGGCCTACCATGGTAG